A genomic window from Pantoea alhagi includes:
- the cysD gene encoding sulfate adenylyltransferase subunit CysD, which translates to MDQKRLTHLRQLEAESIHIIREVAAEFGNPVMLYSIGKDSSVMLHLARKAFYPGTLPFPLLHVDTGWKFREMYEFRDRTVKEIGAELIVHRNPEGVAMGINPFIHGSAKHTDIMKTEGLKQALNKYGFDAAFGGARRDEEKSRAKERIYSFRDRFHRWDPKNQRPELWHNYNGQINKGESIRVFPLSNWTELDIWQYIFLENIEIVPLYLAAERPVLERDGMLMMIDDDRIDLQPGEKITPRMVRFRTLGCWPLTGAVESSAQTLPEIIEEMLVSTTSERQGRVIDRDQAGSMELKKRQGYF; encoded by the coding sequence ATGGATCAAAAACGACTGACTCATCTGCGTCAACTGGAGGCGGAAAGTATCCATATTATCCGCGAAGTGGCGGCTGAATTTGGTAATCCGGTAATGCTTTACTCCATTGGTAAAGATTCATCGGTCATGCTGCACCTGGCTCGCAAAGCTTTTTATCCCGGCACGCTGCCGTTCCCGCTGCTGCACGTTGATACCGGCTGGAAATTCCGCGAAATGTATGAGTTTCGCGATCGTACGGTAAAAGAGATCGGCGCGGAGTTGATTGTTCATCGCAATCCGGAAGGCGTAGCGATGGGTATCAATCCCTTTATTCACGGTAGCGCCAAGCACACCGACATTATGAAGACCGAAGGGCTGAAGCAGGCGCTGAACAAATATGGTTTCGATGCGGCTTTTGGCGGCGCGCGTCGCGATGAAGAAAAATCGCGTGCAAAAGAACGTATTTACTCGTTCCGCGATCGCTTCCACCGCTGGGATCCGAAAAACCAGCGCCCGGAGCTGTGGCATAACTACAACGGGCAGATCAACAAAGGCGAAAGCATCCGTGTCTTCCCGCTTTCCAACTGGACCGAGCTGGATATCTGGCAGTACATCTTTCTGGAAAATATTGAAATCGTACCGCTCTATCTGGCCGCTGAGCGTCCGGTGCTGGAGCGTGACGGCATGCTGATGATGATTGATGACGATCGTATCGACCTGCAGCCAGGCGAAAAGATAACGCCGCGGATGGTGCGCTTCCGTACCCTGGGCTGCTGGCCGCTGACCGGCGCGGTGGAATCGTCAGCGCAAACGCTGCCGGAAATTATTGAAGAAATGCTGGTTTCCACCACCAGCGAGCGACAAGGCCGCGTTATCGATCGCGACCAGGCTGGCTCAATGGAGCTGAAGAAACGTCAGGGCTATTTCTAA
- the ispD gene encoding 2-C-methyl-D-erythritol 4-phosphate cytidylyltransferase: protein MTTITDAWPDIIAVVPAAGIGSRMQSGRPKQYLTIGQSTILEHSIASLLAHPAINRVIVVLSPDDNYFQQLPLANDSRIHTVTGGKQRADSVLAGLQAVEQADWALVHDAARPCLAAEDLSRLLSLCRHSRVGGILAAPVCDTMKRSEPGKDAIAHTVEREALWHALTPQLFPLALLRQCLERALHEGAIITDEASALEYCGYHPELIAGRSDNIKVTRPEDLALAAFYLTQRHNKEYA from the coding sequence ATGACCACTATAACTGACGCCTGGCCGGATATTATCGCCGTGGTGCCCGCTGCCGGTATCGGTAGCCGTATGCAATCGGGGCGCCCTAAGCAGTACCTGACCATCGGTCAGTCCACCATTCTGGAGCACAGCATCGCCAGCCTGCTGGCACATCCGGCCATTAACCGGGTGATTGTCGTGCTTAGTCCGGACGATAACTATTTTCAGCAGCTGCCGCTGGCTAATGACAGCCGTATTCATACGGTAACCGGTGGGAAACAGCGCGCCGATTCGGTGCTGGCGGGCCTGCAGGCGGTTGAACAGGCCGACTGGGCGCTGGTGCATGATGCGGCTCGTCCCTGTCTGGCCGCTGAGGATTTAAGCCGTCTATTGTCGCTTTGCCGTCACAGCCGCGTTGGCGGCATTCTTGCCGCGCCGGTATGCGATACCATGAAACGCAGCGAACCGGGCAAAGACGCCATCGCGCATACGGTTGAGCGGGAGGCCTTATGGCATGCGCTGACGCCGCAGCTGTTTCCTTTAGCGTTACTGCGTCAGTGTCTGGAGCGCGCCCTGCACGAAGGGGCCATCATTACCGATGAGGCCTCGGCGCTGGAATATTGTGGTTATCATCCTGAACTGATCGCTGGCCGCAGCGATAATATAAAAGTCACCCGCCCGGAAGATCTGGCGCTGGCGGCGTTTTATCTTACTCAACGACATAACAAGGAGTACGCATAA
- the cysC gene encoding adenylyl-sulfate kinase: MATHDENVVWHAHAVTRADRQRQHGHQGVVLWFTGLSGSGKSTVAGALEQALHQLGVSTYLLDGDNVRHGLCRDLGFSDADRKENIRRVGEVARLMVDAGLVVLTAFISPHRAERQMVREMLGTGEFIEVFVDTPLAICEARDPKGLYKKARAGELRNFTGIDSVYEAPEQPEIHLDGEQLVTKLTAQLLDLLRRRDIIES; the protein is encoded by the coding sequence ATGGCGACGCATGATGAGAATGTAGTCTGGCACGCGCACGCGGTAACGCGTGCCGATCGTCAGCGGCAGCATGGCCATCAGGGTGTGGTGCTCTGGTTTACCGGCCTCTCGGGGTCGGGAAAGTCAACGGTCGCCGGGGCGCTGGAGCAGGCGCTGCATCAGTTGGGCGTCAGCACGTATCTGCTGGATGGTGATAATGTCCGGCACGGCCTCTGCCGTGATTTAGGCTTCAGCGACGCCGACCGTAAGGAGAACATCCGTCGTGTGGGCGAAGTGGCAAGGCTAATGGTGGATGCCGGATTAGTAGTGCTGACCGCCTTTATTTCACCACACCGTGCAGAACGGCAGATGGTGCGTGAAATGCTGGGCACAGGGGAGTTTATCGAAGTGTTTGTCGATACGCCGCTGGCGATCTGCGAAGCGCGCGATCCCAAAGGGTTGTATAAAAAAGCACGGGCAGGCGAGCTGCGTAACTTTACCGGAATCGACTCCGTTTATGAGGCGCCGGAACAGCCGGAAATCCATCTTGATGGCGAACAATTGGTAACAAAATTAACCGCACAACTGTTAGATCTGCTGCGTCGGCGCGATATTATCGAATCCTGA
- the ispF gene encoding 2-C-methyl-D-erythritol 2,4-cyclodiphosphate synthase: MRIGHGFDVHAFGGEGPLIIGGVRIPFEQGFIAHSDGDVALHALTDALLGAAAMGDIGKLFPDTDPAFKGADSRGLLREAWQRIQAKGYRLVNVDVTIIAQAPKMLPHVPQMRINIAEDLGCHMDDVNVKATTTEKLGFTGRGEGIACEAVALIARTEA, from the coding sequence ATGCGTATTGGTCACGGTTTTGACGTCCATGCTTTCGGTGGCGAAGGCCCGTTGATTATTGGCGGCGTGCGGATTCCGTTTGAGCAAGGCTTTATCGCCCATTCCGATGGCGATGTGGCGCTGCATGCCCTGACGGATGCATTGCTGGGAGCCGCTGCCATGGGGGATATCGGCAAACTTTTTCCCGATACCGATCCTGCATTTAAAGGCGCGGATAGCCGTGGGCTGCTGCGTGAAGCCTGGCAACGTATCCAGGCAAAAGGCTACCGGCTGGTTAATGTCGATGTCACTATCATCGCACAGGCACCGAAAATGCTGCCGCATGTGCCGCAAATGCGCATCAATATCGCCGAGGATCTCGGCTGCCATATGGATGATGTTAATGTCAAAGCGACTACCACTGAAAAGCTTGGCTTTACCGGACGCGGCGAAGGCATTGCCTGCGAAGCCGTGGCGCTGATCGCGCGGACGGAGGCATAA
- the ftsB gene encoding cell division protein FtsB, with protein sequence MGKLTLLLLALLVWLQYSLWLGKNGIHDYTRVSDDVVVQQASNAKLKARNDQLFAEIDDLNGGLEAIEERARNELGMIKPGETFYRLVPDQNKRNGQQALPNQQR encoded by the coding sequence ATGGGAAAACTGACGCTGCTGTTACTTGCATTACTTGTTTGGCTACAGTATTCGCTGTGGCTGGGCAAGAATGGTATTCATGATTACACCCGCGTCAGCGATGACGTAGTGGTACAACAGGCGAGTAATGCCAAATTAAAAGCGCGTAACGATCAGCTGTTTGCCGAAATCGACGATCTAAACGGCGGTTTGGAAGCAATTGAGGAGCGTGCGCGCAATGAGCTGGGAATGATTAAACCCGGAGAGACCTTCTATCGCCTGGTGCCGGATCAAAACAAACGTAACGGGCAGCAGGCTTTGCCAAATCAACAACGATAG
- the cysG gene encoding siroheme synthase CysG, whose translation MDYLPIFADLKARPVLVVGGGDVAARKIELLRRAGAQVQIAARTLCPELQTLADNQQVEWLATQFEEQQLDRVYLVIAATDNSELNAQVFAAANARRLLVNVVDDQPKCSFIFPSIVDRSPLVVAISSSGTAPVLARMLREKLEALLPTNLGAMAQVAGEWRDKVKQRFSKMSDRRRFWERAFNGLFASQMAAGNVQGAKQTLDAQLTDETSHQGEIILVGAGPGDAGLLTLRALQVMQQADVVLYDHLVSEEILDLVRRDADRLCVGKRAGAHSVAQEETNRLLVSLASKGKRVVRLKGGDPFIFGRGGEELQAAAAAGIPFQVVPGVTAASGATAYAGIPLTHRDYAQSVLFITGHCRADGQAIDWPSLARAQQTLAIYMGTVKAAEIAGQLIAHGRAASTPVAVIGRGTRQDQQVLTGTLAELEQLAQQAPTPALLVIGEVVNLHAQLAWFQHSVQQAGRNSAVVNLA comes from the coding sequence GTGGATTATCTCCCTATATTTGCCGATCTAAAAGCCAGGCCGGTGTTGGTTGTCGGCGGCGGCGATGTGGCGGCGCGCAAAATTGAACTGCTGCGGCGCGCTGGCGCGCAGGTCCAAATCGCCGCGCGCACGCTCTGTCCGGAACTCCAGACGCTGGCGGATAACCAGCAGGTTGAGTGGCTGGCAACTCAATTTGAAGAACAGCAGCTCGATCGGGTTTATCTGGTCATTGCCGCAACCGATAACAGCGAACTGAACGCTCAGGTTTTCGCTGCCGCTAATGCGCGTCGGTTGCTGGTTAACGTTGTCGACGATCAACCGAAATGCTCTTTTATCTTCCCGTCGATTGTTGACCGCTCGCCGCTGGTGGTTGCTATCTCCTCCAGCGGTACCGCGCCGGTGCTGGCGCGTATGCTGCGTGAAAAACTGGAAGCCTTGCTGCCGACTAACCTCGGCGCAATGGCGCAGGTAGCGGGCGAATGGCGCGACAAAGTCAAACAGCGTTTCAGCAAAATGTCCGATCGCCGTCGCTTTTGGGAGCGCGCCTTCAATGGCCTGTTTGCCAGTCAGATGGCGGCCGGCAATGTGCAGGGCGCAAAACAAACGCTGGATGCGCAGTTAACCGATGAAACGTCTCATCAGGGCGAAATTATTTTAGTTGGCGCAGGGCCAGGCGATGCCGGGCTGTTGACGCTGCGGGCTTTGCAGGTGATGCAGCAGGCGGATGTCGTGCTCTATGACCACCTGGTAAGCGAGGAAATTCTGGATCTGGTGCGTCGCGACGCCGACCGGCTGTGCGTGGGTAAACGTGCTGGCGCGCATTCAGTGGCGCAGGAAGAGACTAACCGCTTACTGGTATCGCTGGCCAGCAAGGGCAAACGCGTGGTGCGCCTGAAAGGTGGCGATCCCTTTATCTTTGGTCGCGGCGGTGAAGAGTTACAGGCTGCCGCCGCCGCAGGCATTCCTTTTCAGGTGGTCCCTGGCGTAACCGCAGCCTCCGGCGCTACCGCCTATGCCGGGATCCCATTGACCCACCGGGATTATGCCCAGAGCGTGCTGTTTATTACCGGCCATTGTCGTGCCGATGGTCAGGCAATTGACTGGCCGTCACTGGCGCGCGCGCAGCAAACGCTGGCGATCTATATGGGCACGGTAAAGGCGGCGGAAATAGCCGGGCAGCTGATAGCTCATGGTCGCGCGGCATCAACACCGGTTGCTGTCATTGGTCGCGGCACGCGTCAGGATCAGCAGGTGCTGACCGGAACGCTTGCCGAGCTGGAACAGCTGGCGCAGCAGGCGCCGACGCCTGCGCTGCTGGTCATTGGCGAAGTGGTTAATCTCCACGCGCAACTGGCCTGGTTTCAACATTCAGTACAGCAGGCCGGACGTAATTCCGCCGTTGTGAATTTGGCTTGA
- a CDS encoding protein-L-isoaspartate(D-aspartate) O-methyltransferase translates to MVSRRIEALLDQLRQQGIEDELLLKAIGDVPRERFVDEALEHQAWENMSLPIGSGQTISQPYMVAKMTSLLELKPDSRVLEIGTGSGYQTAILAHLVDHVCSVERIKGLQWQAKRRLKQLDLHNVSTRHGDGWLGWAARAPFDAIIVTAAPPEIPEALLAQLDEGGIMVLPVGEEIQQLKRIRRKGGEFIVDVIEPVRFVPLVQGDLA, encoded by the coding sequence ATGGTAAGCAGACGCATCGAGGCTTTGCTGGATCAGCTACGTCAGCAGGGCATTGAGGATGAGCTTTTACTGAAAGCGATTGGCGACGTGCCACGCGAGCGCTTTGTTGATGAAGCGCTGGAACATCAGGCATGGGAAAACATGTCACTGCCCATTGGATCCGGGCAAACCATTTCGCAACCTTATATGGTGGCGAAAATGACCTCTTTGCTGGAGCTGAAGCCAGATTCACGTGTGCTGGAGATCGGTACTGGCTCCGGTTATCAAACGGCGATTCTGGCCCATCTGGTCGATCATGTTTGTTCCGTTGAGCGTATTAAAGGGCTGCAATGGCAGGCGAAGCGCCGCCTGAAACAGCTTGATTTACATAATGTTTCGACGCGCCACGGCGATGGCTGGCTGGGTTGGGCTGCACGCGCGCCGTTTGATGCCATAATTGTCACCGCTGCGCCGCCGGAAATCCCTGAGGCTCTGCTGGCTCAACTTGATGAAGGCGGCATTATGGTTTTGCCGGTTGGGGAAGAAATACAGCAGCTGAAACGCATTCGACGTAAGGGCGGTGAGTTTATTGTCGATGTTATTGAGCCGGTACGGTTTGTGCCGCTGGTGCAGGGCGATCTCGCCTGA
- the cysN gene encoding sulfate adenylyltransferase subunit CysN produces the protein MNTVIAQQIADKGGVEAWLHAQQHKSLLRFLTCGSVDDGKSTLIGRLLHDTRQIYEDQLSSLHNDSKRHGTQGEKLDLALLVDGLQAEREQGITIDVAYRYFSTEKRKFIIADTPGHEQYTRNMATGASTCDLAILLIDARKGVLDQTRRHSFISTLLGIKHLVVAINKMDLVEYSQDRFEQIKQEYFDFAAQLPGDVDIRFVPMSALEGDNVATQSTTMSWYSGPTLLDVLETVEVNRVVESQPMRFPVQYVNRPNLDFRGYAGTLASGILRVGQRVKVLPSGVESSVARIVTFDGDLPEAGPGEAVTIVLNDEIDISRGDLLVAADETLKAVQGASVDVVWMAEQALTPGQSFDVKIAGKKSRARVESIDYQVNINNLTHNNQVEALPLNGIGLVNVTFDEPMVLDAYQQNPVTGGLIFIDRLTNVTVGAGMIRQPQQQATASHGEFSAFELELNALIRRHFPHWEVRDLLAGKQ, from the coding sequence ATGAATACCGTTATTGCACAACAGATCGCCGACAAGGGCGGGGTGGAAGCCTGGCTGCACGCGCAGCAGCACAAGAGCCTGCTGCGTTTTCTCACCTGCGGCAGCGTGGACGATGGTAAAAGTACACTGATTGGTCGTCTGCTGCATGATACGCGCCAGATTTATGAAGATCAGCTTTCCTCGCTGCATAATGACAGCAAGCGCCACGGTACTCAGGGCGAGAAGCTTGATTTGGCGCTGCTGGTGGATGGCCTGCAGGCAGAGCGCGAGCAGGGCATTACCATCGATGTCGCTTACCGCTATTTCTCCACCGAAAAGCGAAAGTTTATTATTGCTGACACGCCGGGACATGAGCAGTACACGCGCAATATGGCTACCGGCGCCTCAACCTGCGATTTGGCGATCCTGTTAATTGACGCGCGTAAAGGCGTACTGGATCAGACCCGTCGTCACAGCTTTATCTCTACGCTGCTGGGCATTAAACACCTGGTGGTGGCGATCAATAAAATGGATCTGGTGGAGTACAGCCAGGATCGTTTTGAGCAGATCAAACAGGAATATTTTGATTTCGCAGCGCAGCTGCCGGGCGATGTGGACATTCGGTTTGTTCCGATGTCGGCGCTGGAAGGCGATAATGTCGCCACGCAAAGCACCACCATGAGCTGGTACAGCGGCCCCACGCTGCTGGACGTGCTGGAAACGGTGGAAGTTAATCGTGTTGTGGAAAGCCAGCCGATGCGTTTCCCGGTGCAATACGTCAACCGGCCTAACCTCGATTTCCGGGGCTATGCCGGTACGCTGGCTTCCGGCATTCTGCGCGTGGGCCAGCGCGTGAAGGTGCTGCCTTCCGGCGTTGAGTCAAGCGTGGCGCGCATCGTAACCTTTGATGGCGACTTGCCGGAAGCAGGACCGGGCGAAGCGGTGACCATCGTATTAAACGATGAAATTGATATTAGCCGTGGCGATCTGCTGGTGGCGGCAGATGAAACGCTGAAAGCGGTGCAGGGCGCTTCGGTTGATGTCGTCTGGATGGCGGAACAGGCGTTGACGCCAGGTCAGAGCTTTGATGTGAAAATTGCCGGTAAAAAAAGCCGTGCCCGTGTCGAAAGCATCGATTATCAGGTCAATATCAATAATCTGACCCATAACAATCAGGTAGAGGCGCTGCCGTTGAATGGCATTGGGCTGGTAAACGTCACCTTTGATGAGCCGATGGTTCTGGATGCCTATCAACAGAATCCGGTAACCGGCGGGTTGATCTTTATCGATCGCCTGACAAACGTCACCGTGGGCGCCGGAATGATCCGTCAGCCGCAGCAGCAGGCTACTGCCAGCCATGGCGAGTTCTCCGCCTTTGAGCTGGAGCTGAATGCGCTGATCCGTCGTCACTTCCCGCACTGGGAAGTGCGCGATCTGCTGGCGGGCAAGCAATAA
- the truD gene encoding tRNA pseudouridine(13) synthase TruD: protein MALPEWQWLYGKPAIRGQLKASPEDFMVVEDLGYEADGEGEHLLVRIRKTGCNTRFVADALAKFAGIHPRDVSFAGMKDRHAVTEQTLCLRLPGKETPDFSAFTLEGCEILHLARHKRKLRTGALAGNAFRLVLRQISDRAALEERLLRVQNGGAPNYFGQQRFGFQGNNLEQAKRWASNEIRVRERSKRSFLLSAARSVMFNQVVSDRLAQQGSLTQAITGDALQLTGRGSWFVATEEELPQLQMRIDNNELRITAPLPGSGEWGSRDAALAFEQQSLADSLAFIQLLERERVEAARRAMLVIPRDLHWNWRDDATLELSFWLPAGSFATSIVRELFEQEGNDADIAE, encoded by the coding sequence ATGGCTTTACCTGAATGGCAGTGGCTTTACGGTAAGCCTGCGATCCGCGGGCAGTTAAAGGCCAGTCCGGAAGATTTCATGGTGGTTGAAGATCTCGGCTACGAGGCTGACGGCGAAGGTGAGCATCTGCTGGTGCGCATCCGTAAAACCGGTTGTAATACGCGCTTTGTCGCCGATGCGCTGGCAAAATTTGCGGGTATTCATCCGCGTGATGTCAGCTTTGCCGGTATGAAAGATCGCCATGCGGTGACTGAACAAACGCTCTGTTTGCGTCTGCCGGGCAAAGAGACGCCAGATTTTTCCGCGTTTACCCTGGAAGGCTGTGAGATCCTGCATCTGGCGCGCCATAAACGTAAATTACGTACCGGCGCGCTGGCGGGCAATGCTTTCAGGCTGGTGCTGCGTCAGATCAGCGATCGCGCGGCGCTGGAGGAAAGGCTGCTGCGCGTGCAGAACGGTGGCGCGCCTAACTATTTCGGCCAACAGCGTTTTGGTTTTCAGGGCAACAACCTGGAGCAGGCGAAACGCTGGGCCAGCAATGAAATCCGCGTGCGTGAACGGAGTAAACGCAGCTTTCTGCTTTCCGCTGCGCGCAGCGTTATGTTTAATCAGGTGGTCAGCGATCGTCTGGCGCAACAGGGCAGCCTGACTCAGGCGATAACGGGCGATGCGCTGCAGTTGACCGGTCGCGGCAGCTGGTTTGTTGCGACAGAAGAAGAGCTGCCGCAGCTGCAGATGCGGATTGATAATAATGAATTACGCATCACCGCGCCGTTACCCGGCAGCGGGGAGTGGGGAAGCCGTGACGCCGCGTTGGCTTTTGAGCAGCAAAGTCTGGCCGACAGCCTGGCGTTTATCCAGTTGCTTGAGCGGGAACGGGTAGAAGCCGCTCGCCGGGCGATGTTGGTTATTCCGCGCGACCTGCACTGGAACTGGCGCGATGATGCCACGCTGGAGCTCAGTTTCTGGCTGCCAGCCGGCAGTTTTGCCACCAGCATAGTCAGGGAACTTTTCGAACAGGAAGGTAACGATGCGGATATTGCTGAGTAA
- a CDS encoding DUF3561 family protein, with translation MHNVTPLLARKTHSDQDDRAWSFPGGVIGFVSYWCALAIPFLLYGSNTLFFLLYTWPFFLALLPVAVLIGITFSLLLRGHLIWTLLLTLVTVTCLLWLLFSWLTGW, from the coding sequence ATGCATAATGTTACACCCCTGCTGGCCCGTAAAACTCACAGTGACCAGGACGACCGTGCCTGGTCCTTTCCCGGCGGCGTAATCGGTTTTGTTTCTTACTGGTGCGCTCTGGCGATCCCTTTCCTGCTGTATGGTTCCAATACGCTGTTTTTCCTGCTTTATACCTGGCCCTTCTTTCTGGCGCTGCTGCCGGTGGCTGTGTTGATCGGTATTACCTTTAGTCTGCTGCTGCGCGGTCACCTTATCTGGACGTTGCTGCTGACGCTGGTTACCGTAACCTGTCTTTTATGGCTGCTCTTTTCCTGGCTAACCGGCTGGTAA
- the surE gene encoding 5'/3'-nucleotidase SurE: MRILLSNDDGIHAPGIQTLAKALREIAEVQVVAPDRNRSGASNSLTLETPLRTFSYPNGDIAVQMGTPTDCVFLGVNTLMRPKPDIVVSGINAGPNLGDDVIYSGTVAAAMEGRHLGLPALAVSLDGQHHYETAAAVTCAILQGLQREPLRTGRILNINVPDLPLDQIKGIRVTRCGSRHPADKVIPQEDPRGNTLYWIGPPGDKHDAGPDTDFAAVDEGYVSVTALHVDLTAHQAQDVVAGWLTKAGVESLW, translated from the coding sequence ATGCGGATATTGCTGAGTAATGATGATGGGATCCATGCGCCAGGCATTCAAACGTTGGCAAAAGCCCTGCGTGAAATCGCCGAGGTGCAGGTGGTCGCGCCCGATCGTAATCGCAGCGGCGCTTCCAACTCGCTGACGCTGGAAACCCCGTTACGTACTTTTTCTTATCCCAATGGGGATATCGCCGTGCAGATGGGGACGCCCACCGACTGTGTATTCCTTGGCGTCAATACGCTGATGCGCCCAAAGCCCGATATTGTGGTTTCCGGCATTAATGCCGGGCCTAATCTCGGCGATGACGTGATCTATTCCGGCACGGTAGCGGCGGCGATGGAAGGGCGACATTTAGGGCTCCCTGCGCTGGCGGTCTCGCTGGATGGCCAGCATCACTATGAAACTGCCGCTGCGGTCACCTGCGCTATTTTGCAGGGATTGCAGCGTGAGCCGCTGCGCACCGGCCGCATTTTGAATATCAATGTTCCCGATCTGCCGTTGGATCAAATCAAAGGTATTCGCGTTACTCGCTGCGGCAGCCGTCATCCCGCCGATAAAGTTATTCCACAGGAAGATCCGCGAGGTAATACGCTTTACTGGATCGGCCCGCCGGGCGATAAACATGACGCCGGCCCGGATACCGATTTTGCCGCCGTTGACGAAGGCTATGTCTCTGTGACGGCGCTGCATGTCGATCTCACCGCCCATCAGGCGCAGGACGTGGTGGCGGGCTGGCTAACCAAAGCCGGAGTCGAGTCGCTATGGTAA